From the genome of Bradyrhizobium elkanii USDA 76, one region includes:
- a CDS encoding ABC transporter permease: MTVDLPALEQAAPPGASARWSRHARPVLGLVLPVALALGWELVVALGYSNGRLVPPPSKVFETIVELAKSGELSRHILATLWRVGAGFALGVVAGTILGAISGYWDFAKRLLDPTVQALRAIPSLAWVPLFVLWLGIFETSKVALIAVGVFFPIYLGVMGAILSVDRKVVEVGRVFRLSGPAMIRRILLPAVLPAYVVALRVGLGLGWMFVVAAELIGASEGLGYLLLDGQQLGKPAQILAAIVIFAILGKLTDWLIEVAAAPLLRWQDAFGARGGQ, from the coding sequence ATGACCGTTGACCTGCCCGCGCTGGAACAGGCGGCCCCGCCCGGTGCGTCGGCGCGGTGGTCGCGCCATGCGCGCCCGGTGCTCGGGCTCGTGCTGCCGGTCGCGCTCGCGCTGGGCTGGGAACTCGTCGTTGCTCTCGGCTACTCCAACGGTCGCCTGGTGCCGCCGCCGTCAAAGGTGTTCGAGACCATCGTCGAGCTCGCCAAAAGCGGCGAGCTGTCGCGCCATATCCTCGCGACGCTGTGGCGCGTCGGCGCGGGCTTTGCGCTTGGCGTCGTCGCCGGCACCATTCTGGGCGCGATCTCCGGCTACTGGGATTTTGCCAAGCGGCTGCTCGATCCGACGGTGCAGGCGCTGCGCGCGATCCCCTCGCTCGCCTGGGTCCCGTTATTCGTGCTCTGGCTCGGCATTTTTGAGACCTCGAAGGTCGCGCTGATCGCGGTCGGCGTGTTCTTTCCGATCTATCTCGGCGTGATGGGCGCGATCCTGTCGGTCGATCGCAAGGTGGTCGAGGTCGGGCGCGTGTTCCGGTTGTCCGGACCGGCGATGATCCGCCGTATCCTGTTGCCGGCCGTGCTGCCGGCCTATGTGGTGGCGCTGCGGGTCGGGCTTGGTTTGGGGTGGATGTTCGTGGTCGCGGCCGAACTGATCGGCGCCTCCGAAGGCCTCGGCTACCTTCTGCTCGACGGCCAGCAGCTCGGCAAGCCGGCGCAGATCCTCGCCGCGATCGTGATCTTCGCGATCCTCGGCAAGCTCACCGACTGGCTGATCGAGGTCGCGGCCGCGCCGCTGCTGCGCTGGCAGGACGCGTTCGGCGCCCGGGGAGGGCAGTGA
- a CDS encoding OsmC family protein: protein MDSAELRAMQAPIKERYKTDPQAAVITLKAKGSIDNESIACKVETGRALAIAGLHPATGGSGLELCSGDMLLEALVACAGVTLKSVATAIEVPLKVGNVFAEGDLDFRGTLGVDKETPVGFREIRLRFEIGTDAPQDKLDLLLKLTERYCVVYQTIKNGPKVSVTMQRV, encoded by the coding sequence ATGGACTCCGCCGAACTCCGCGCAATGCAGGCTCCGATCAAGGAGCGCTACAAGACCGACCCCCAGGCCGCCGTGATCACGCTGAAGGCCAAGGGCTCGATCGACAATGAGAGCATCGCCTGCAAGGTCGAGACCGGCCGTGCGCTCGCGATCGCCGGCCTGCATCCGGCCACCGGCGGCTCCGGGCTCGAGCTCTGCTCCGGCGACATGCTGCTGGAGGCGCTGGTCGCCTGCGCCGGCGTCACGCTGAAATCGGTCGCCACCGCGATCGAGGTACCGCTGAAAGTCGGCAATGTGTTCGCCGAGGGCGATCTCGATTTCCGCGGCACGCTCGGCGTCGACAAGGAGACCCCGGTCGGCTTCCGCGAGATCCGCCTCCGCTTCGAGATCGGCACCGACGCGCCGCAGGACAAGCTCGACCTCTTGCTGAAACTCACCGAGCGTTATTGCGTGGTCTATCAGACCATCAAGAACGGCCCGAAGGTGTCGGTGACGATGCAGCGGGTGTGA
- a CDS encoding ABC transporter ATP-binding protein, with protein MLALKDVGKTYPNGVHALERFSAEIAPGEIIAIIGGSGCGKSTLLRAIAGLDRASTGSVTLDNAVITSPHAKIGIIFQEPRLLPWLSVADNIGFGLTDLPAEARRARVASALARVGLADKAAAWPRELSGGQAQRVAIARALVPQPEVLLLDEPFSALDAFTRRDLQDHLLDLWADTRPTLILVTHDVDEAVVLADRVLVMRPRPGRLFEEITINLARPRDRKSELFDTFTRRVLTALDRSLDRSVRDVTDKSSAGEAMWW; from the coding sequence ATGCTGGCGCTGAAGGACGTCGGCAAGACCTATCCGAATGGTGTCCACGCGCTGGAGCGCTTCTCGGCCGAGATTGCACCCGGCGAGATCATCGCGATCATCGGCGGCTCCGGTTGCGGCAAGTCGACGCTGCTGCGCGCCATCGCCGGCCTCGATCGTGCCAGCACGGGCAGCGTGACGCTCGACAATGCGGTGATCACCTCGCCGCACGCCAAGATCGGGATCATCTTCCAGGAGCCGCGGCTGCTGCCCTGGCTCAGCGTCGCCGACAATATCGGCTTCGGCCTCACCGACCTTCCGGCGGAGGCGAGGCGCGCGCGGGTCGCATCGGCGCTCGCCCGCGTCGGCCTTGCCGACAAGGCCGCGGCCTGGCCGCGCGAACTGTCGGGTGGCCAGGCGCAGCGGGTCGCGATCGCCCGCGCGCTGGTGCCGCAGCCCGAAGTGCTGCTGCTCGACGAGCCGTTCTCGGCGCTTGATGCCTTCACGCGGCGCGATCTGCAGGATCATCTGCTCGATCTGTGGGCCGACACGCGGCCGACCCTGATCCTGGTCACCCACGACGTCGACGAGGCCGTGGTGCTGGCTGATCGCGTGCTGGTGATGCGGCCGCGGCCGGGCCGGCTGTTCGAGGAGATCACCATCAATCTGGCGCGGCCGCGCGACCGCAAATCGGAACTGTTCGACACTTTCACCCGCCGCGTGCTGACCGCGCTCGACCGTTCGCTGGACCGTTCCGTGCGTGACGTCACCGACAAATCCAGCGCCGGCGAGGCGATGTGGTGGTGA